The following are from one region of the Rhipicephalus microplus isolate Deutch F79 chromosome 1, USDA_Rmic, whole genome shotgun sequence genome:
- the LOC142767360 gene encoding endothelin-converting enzyme 1-like, which yields MPPMLPDMAHGDNIAIAEPGIPRVNQPAPSERYLYSMAICLAFALVLFLGFLFWPSSKHPTRDEDSALGRHSVSCSSSSCVQNAVYLSNLLSWRDVNPCNDFYAFVCRRWKSRFATPLKDTSVSTDDDYAAFLEDVLYTSIRNDSGSSKILRPLRYLHDKCMNVKLIEDGGWNALFELMSDLSLDGFPLTPPVRDSLSVWSTAANILRMSGSAALLSVGVASHAASSKTNIVSVGPPELLTTAANVDANEAIRLYTAAVFAAIKALKKDYVPPVEILAIVKFASDLEKLGQSRMNTDASKIDILDSRSDMFEFLTAVFRGREKSIFTGARSYIAIHSPEFFSDVIDMVANSEPHTVMNYLGVRLMIQIAPFIPEAGLTNFYTTMVFGKHQMDLPRWQLCVRATEKALYPLVHSVLFHDTRLKASMPSIVEVVSKAIVAFIAEVDASSLFEDSSKAAIHRILSKVAVNIVSPSWINDTASIANYIDGLPDLKATRRGLETYVAFFQHTFFDTLSRGTRTRWSRSIFSATCWYESYPRTVYVPLVAFNVTQAFQGSDDDYVQLSRLAPRLSRCLLDMLMEESNSTDGTVRWLTETSQSRLADAEKCLRGRANSEGLRRLRDVLAAGVALRLFRKSDAAKQDLVTSLMNGRVMTITQVFFVYLMLQSCETVDGPERSWPAGVDDWSIALRDSGDFSKAFNCTTGSPMSTKQGCVG from the coding sequence ATGCCTCCTATGCTGCCAGACATGGCACACGGAGACAATATTGCGATCGCCGAGCCAGGCATTCCTAGAGTGAACCAACCAGCGCCCTCAGAACGCTACCTGTATTCGATGGCTATATGCCTGGCCTTCGCGCTGGTGTTGTTCCtcggctttctcttctggccgTCAAGTAAGCATCCAACTCGAGACGAAGATAGTGCGCTTGGCCGGCACAGCGTGAGCTGCAGCTCCTCCAGCTGCGTACAAAACGCCGTATATCTCAGCAACCTGCTGTCCTGGCGGGACGTCAACCCATGTAACGATTTCTACGCGTTCGTTTGCCGGCGCTGGAAAAGCCGCTTCGCTACGCCTTTGAAGGACACATCGGTTTCGACGGACGATGATTACGCCGCCTTCCTCGAGGACGTACTGTACACGTCGATTCGTAATGACTCCGGAAGCTCGAAGATACTGCGGCCACTAAGATATCTCCACGACAAGTGTATGAATGTCAAGTTAATCGAGGATGGGGGCTGGAACGCACTTTTCGAGCTGATGTCAGATCTGTCTCTGGACGGCTTCCCGCTGACGCCACCTGTGCGGGACAGCCTTTCTGTGTGGTCGACAGCCGCGAATATATTGCGCATGTCAGGTTCCGCTGCGTTGCTCAGCGTAGGCGTCGCGTCTCATGCTGCATCTTCTAAAACAAACATCGTCTCGGTAGGACCTCCCGAGCTTCTGACGACTGCAGCGAACGTGGACGCCAACGAAGCGATCAGGTTGTACACAGCTGCTGTCTTCGCTGCAATCAAGGCGCTCAAGAAGGACTACGTACCTCCCGTGGAGATCCTTGCCATAGTGAAATTCGCCAGCGATCTTGAGAAACTGGGTCAGTCCAGGATGAACACAGATGCTTCAAAGATCGATATCCTGGACTCACGGTCGGATATGTTTGAATTTCTGACTGCAGTATTTCGAGGACGCGAGAAGTCCATTTTTACCGGTGCGAGGTCATACATCGCAATCCATTCGCCCGAATTCTTCAGTGACGTCATAGACATGGTTGCAAACTCAGAACCTCACACCGTCATGAATTACTTGGGAGTTCGGTTGATGATTCAAATCGCTCCGTTTATACCGGAAGCTGGGCTGACCAACTTCTACACTAcaatggtctttggcaagcaccAAATGGATCTGCCTCGTTGGCAGCTGTGCGTGCGTGCTACGGAAAAAGCCCTGTACCCGCTTGTTCACAGCGTCTTATTCCACGACACCCGGCTTAAAGCATCCATGCCATCCATTGTCGAAGTCGTCAGCAAAGCAATCGTAGCATTTATTGCGGAGGTAGACGCTTCGTCATTATTCGAAGACAGTTCCAAGGCTGCGATTCATCGCATCCTGTCGAAAGTCGCAGTAAATATCGTCAGCCCTAGCTGGATCAACGACACTGCTTCTATAGCGAACTACATCGATGGTCTTCCTGATCTGAAGGCGACGCGGCGCGGGCTGGAGACGTACGTGGCGTTCTTCCAGCACACATTCTTCGATACCTTGAGCAGGGGAACGCGCACACGATGGAGCCGTTCCATCTTCAGCGCTACTTGCTGGTACGAATCGTACCCGAGGACCGTCTACGTCCCTCTAGTCGCCTTCAACGTGACACAGGCGTTTCAAGGGAGCGACGATGACTACGTGCAGCTGTCGCGCTTGGCCCCGCGACTGAGCAGATGCTTGCTGGATATGCTTATGGAGGAGAGCAACTCGACGGATGGCACCGTTCGTTGGCTCACAGAAACGTCCCAGTCGAGGCTGGCTGATGCCGAGAAGTGCCTGCGGGGTCGCGCGAACAGTGAGGGCTTGCGGCGGCTCCGCGATGTTCTCGCCGCGGGCGTTGCCCTCCGACTTTTTCGGAAAAGCGACGCTGCCAAGCAGGACCTCGTGACGTCGCTGATGAACGGCCGCGTCATGACCATCACCCAAGTGTTTTTCGTCTACCTCATGCTACAGTCTTGTGAAACGGTTGACGGACCTGAGCGCTCTTGGCCGGCAGGCGTTGACGACTGGAGTATCGCGCTTCGCGATAGCGGCGACTTTAGCAAAGCGTTCAATTGCACAACTGGGTCGCCTATGAGCACGAAGCAAGGGTGCGTTGGTTGA